A single window of Flavobacterium aestivum DNA harbors:
- the nadD gene encoding nicotinate (nicotinamide) nucleotide adenylyltransferase, with product MKIGLYFGTFNPIHVGHLIIANHMAEHSDLDQVWMVVTPHNPLKKKSSLLDDYHRLQMVHLAAEDFPKIKPSDIEFKLDQPNYTVNTLVHLQEKYPNHEFSLIMGEDNLKSLHKWKNYEAILEHHAIYVYPRISTEIDTSLKGELAQQNLMFKNHPKIHLIDAPVVEISSTFIRDNIKEGKNVQPLLPHKVWEYIDHNNFYKK from the coding sequence ATGAAAATAGGTTTATATTTCGGAACGTTTAACCCCATACATGTTGGTCATCTTATCATTGCCAATCATATGGCGGAGCATTCTGATTTGGATCAGGTTTGGATGGTCGTTACACCACACAATCCTCTCAAAAAGAAAAGCAGCCTGCTCGATGATTACCACCGTTTGCAAATGGTACATCTTGCCGCCGAGGATTTCCCTAAAATCAAACCTTCGGATATTGAATTTAAGTTAGACCAACCCAATTACACAGTCAATACTCTGGTTCATTTACAGGAAAAATATCCTAATCATGAGTTCTCTTTAATCATGGGTGAAGACAACTTAAAGTCGTTGCACAAATGGAAAAATTACGAAGCCATTTTGGAACATCATGCCATTTATGTCTATCCCAGAATCTCTACGGAAATTGACACGAGCCTGAAAGGCGAACTGGCGCAGCAAAATTTAATGTTCAAAAATCACCCAAAAATCCATTTGATAGACGCACCCGTAGTAGAAATATCTTCGACTTTTATTCGTGACAATATCAAAGAAGGCAAGAATGTTCAGCCATTATTACCACATAAAGTTTGGGAGTATATAGATCATAATAACTTTTACAAGAAGTAA
- the gmk gene encoding guanylate kinase, with protein MKEGKLIVFSAPSGSGKTTIVRHLLGKEDLNLEFSISAASRAPRGEEIDGTDYYFISTEEFKKHIKAEDFLEWEEVYRDNFYGTLKSEIDRIWGLGKNVIFDIDVAGGLRIKHKFPEQTLAVFVKPPSVDELKRRLKERSTESDDKINMRIAKASVELATAPQFDVIIKNYDLPVALEEAYQLVKDFVSK; from the coding sequence ATGAAAGAAGGAAAATTAATCGTATTCTCGGCACCATCGGGATCTGGGAAAACCACTATAGTTAGACATTTATTAGGAAAGGAAGATTTGAATCTGGAATTTTCCATTTCTGCCGCATCACGTGCGCCTCGAGGTGAAGAAATTGACGGAACAGACTATTATTTTATCTCTACCGAAGAGTTTAAAAAACACATTAAAGCTGAAGATTTTCTGGAATGGGAAGAAGTCTATAGAGATAATTTCTACGGAACTTTGAAAAGCGAAATTGATCGTATCTGGGGATTAGGTAAAAACGTAATTTTCGATATTGATGTTGCTGGAGGATTGCGCATCAAACATAAGTTCCCAGAACAAACATTAGCTGTTTTTGTAAAACCACCGAGCGTAGACGAACTAAAAAGAAGACTAAAAGAACGTTCTACCGAAAGCGATGACAAAATTAATATGCGAATTGCAAAAGCATCTGTTGAACTAGCAACTGCTCCGCAATTTGATGTAATTATAAAGAACTATGATTTGCCTGTTGCTTTAGAAGAAGCGTATCAGTTGGTAAAGGATTTTGTGAGCAAATAA
- a CDS encoding YicC/YloC family endoribonuclease → MIQSMTGFGKATLQLPSKKITVEVKSLNSKGLDLNVRMPSLYREMELGLRNQIALKLERGKVDFSVFIESTAEQTSTKVNVPIVKAYINQLREVNPDVNETELMKMAVRMPDTMKIEREEIDENDWIQIQTVVEEALQNILTFRKDEGQSLENEFQLRIANIRQYMNEALALDPERIQAIKDRLQTAIAELKVNVDENRFEQELIYYLEKLDITEEKVRLTNHLDYFLETINGNEANGRKLGFITQEMGREINTMGSKSNHAQMQKLVVQMKDELEKIKEQVLNVL, encoded by the coding sequence ATGATACAATCGATGACTGGTTTTGGTAAAGCCACTTTGCAATTACCATCCAAAAAAATTACAGTAGAAGTAAAATCCTTAAACAGTAAAGGTTTAGATTTAAATGTACGAATGCCATCTCTTTATCGCGAAATGGAATTGGGTTTACGCAACCAAATCGCTTTGAAATTAGAAAGAGGCAAAGTAGATTTTTCTGTTTTTATCGAAAGTACCGCAGAACAAACTTCTACCAAAGTCAATGTACCTATTGTAAAAGCATACATCAATCAACTGAGAGAAGTCAATCCCGACGTTAATGAGACTGAATTGATGAAAATGGCGGTTCGTATGCCTGACACCATGAAAATAGAACGTGAAGAGATCGATGAGAATGATTGGATTCAAATCCAAACCGTTGTCGAAGAAGCGTTACAAAATATCCTGACTTTTAGAAAAGACGAAGGACAATCACTTGAAAACGAATTTCAGTTGCGAATTGCAAACATTCGCCAATATATGAATGAAGCTTTGGCACTAGACCCAGAGCGCATTCAGGCCATAAAAGACCGTTTGCAAACAGCTATTGCTGAATTAAAAGTAAATGTAGACGAGAACCGTTTTGAACAAGAGCTAATCTATTACCTAGAAAAATTAGACATTACTGAAGAAAAAGTTCGTTTGACCAATCATCTTGATTATTTTCTGGAAACCATAAACGGAAACGAAGCCAATGGTAGAAAATTAGGTTTCATCACCCAAGAAATGGGACGTGAAATTAACACTATGGGATCTAAATCGAATCACGCACAAATGCAAAAATTAGTGGTTCAGATGAAAGATGAATTAGAGAAAATTAAAGAACAGGTACTAAACGTATTGTAA
- a CDS encoding DMT family transporter, with protein MSKRNVALIGATIVSIIYGVTFTIAKDVMPKHIDAYGFILLRAGGSMLLFWFVWFLMTLFDRTKNEKIAFNDFPRIIASAFFGVAFNMLTFFKGLSLTSPISAAVIMVTTPMIVLVLSAIIMKERMHKRKVFGIILGLIGTAFLILYGKSIGSATNAGLGNFLVLVNAISYGFYLIIVKKLMHKYNAFTFVKWIYLFGFLMVLPFGWSQFTTVDWAFVPTDIYWKIGFVVVVSTFLTYLLNLLSMKELKPTTVAVFIYLQPLFATIFAISLGKDELSLVKVGSAILIFSGVYLVTLKKK; from the coding sequence ATGTCAAAAAGAAATGTCGCCTTGATTGGCGCTACCATCGTTTCCATAATTTACGGAGTAACTTTTACCATTGCCAAAGATGTAATGCCTAAACACATCGATGCTTACGGATTCATTTTATTACGTGCCGGAGGATCAATGCTTTTATTTTGGTTCGTATGGTTTCTAATGACTCTTTTTGATAGAACTAAAAATGAAAAAATCGCTTTCAATGATTTTCCGCGCATCATTGCTTCAGCTTTTTTTGGAGTAGCTTTTAATATGTTAACCTTTTTCAAAGGTTTAAGTCTTACCTCTCCTATCTCGGCTGCTGTTATTATGGTAACAACACCCATGATTGTTCTGGTACTCTCAGCAATTATCATGAAAGAACGTATGCATAAACGTAAAGTTTTTGGAATCATTCTTGGACTGATTGGGACAGCATTTCTTATCCTTTACGGAAAATCTATAGGAAGCGCCACAAATGCAGGATTGGGGAATTTTCTGGTTTTAGTCAATGCCATTTCCTATGGTTTTTATTTAATCATCGTCAAAAAACTGATGCATAAATACAATGCCTTTACCTTTGTAAAATGGATTTACTTATTTGGATTCCTTATGGTTTTGCCTTTTGGCTGGAGCCAATTTACTACTGTTGATTGGGCTTTTGTACCAACAGATATTTACTGGAAAATAGGTTTTGTTGTAGTGGTTTCGACTTTCTTAACCTATTTACTAAATCTACTCTCAATGAAAGAACTAAAACCTACCACAGTAGCCGTTTTTATCTATTTACAACCTTTGTTCGCCACTATTTTTGCCATTAGCTTAGGCAAAGATGAGCTAAGCTTGGTCAAAGTTGGTTCTGCTATATTGATATTTTCCGGGGTTTATTTAGTAACTCTTAAAAAGAAATAA
- a CDS encoding arsenate reductase family protein produces the protein MNKIYYLASCDTCRKIIKSLPKDHNLVFHDIKQNPITIEELEEMYRLSGSYEALFSKKAQLYKSMDLKNKSLTEDDYKKYILEHYTFLSRPVFIINDKIYIGNSQQNILQVMKALE, from the coding sequence ATGAACAAAATATACTATCTCGCTTCTTGTGATACTTGTCGAAAAATTATAAAATCACTTCCAAAAGACCATAATCTGGTTTTTCATGACATAAAACAAAACCCTATTACAATTGAAGAACTAGAAGAAATGTATCGTCTTTCCGGTAGCTATGAAGCTTTGTTCAGCAAAAAAGCACAATTGTACAAATCGATGGATTTAAAAAACAAATCTCTTACTGAGGATGATTACAAGAAATACATCTTGGAACATTATACCTTTTTGAGCCGTCCTGTTTTTATTATAAACGACAAAATATACATTGGCAATTCACAGCAAAATATATTGCAAGTAATGAAAGCTTTAGAATAA
- a CDS encoding DinB family protein produces MQQTFDVTRNIRKMVSPFLENYTLEQLNKIPDGYNNNLIWNIGHIVVVQQLLVYKLSGLPIMVSDEMVNKYMKGTKPEHIATQAEVDEIKELLFKTVDQTEADFNEKKFNKFQEYPTSTGFVLKSTEDAIAFNSFHEGLHVGVMMSIRKFL; encoded by the coding sequence ATGCAACAAACATTTGACGTTACAAGAAACATTAGAAAAATGGTATCTCCGTTTTTAGAGAACTATACTTTGGAGCAATTAAATAAAATCCCAGATGGCTACAATAATAATTTAATTTGGAATATCGGACATATAGTGGTGGTACAACAATTATTAGTATACAAATTGTCTGGTTTGCCTATAATGGTATCCGATGAAATGGTTAATAAATATATGAAAGGAACTAAACCTGAACATATTGCTACACAGGCTGAAGTTGATGAAATCAAAGAATTATTGTTTAAAACTGTTGATCAAACAGAGGCAGATTTTAACGAAAAAAAATTCAACAAATTTCAAGAGTATCCAACTTCAACTGGGTTTGTATTAAAAAGTACTGAAGACGCTATAGCATTTAACAGTTTTCATGAAGGACTTCATGTAGGTGTTATGATGAGCATTAGAAAATTCTTGTAA
- a CDS encoding cystathionine gamma-synthase, translated as MKFNTKVIHGGQHHDPSTGAVMPAVYQTSTFVQTSPGKPLNPDYEYSRAANPTRSALENALASIENGTRGLAFSSGLAATDCILRSFKAGDEIIAMDDLYGGTYRMFTRIYKDSGIKFHFVDMNDLENFKSLINENTKMVWVETPTNPLMKLADIQEIAKITNAKKILFAVDNTFATPYLQKPLDLGADIVMHSATKYLGGHSDVIAGALIVKDEALGDQLHFQQFATGATLGPMDSFLVLRGIKTLHLRVQRHCENGAKVVEFLSNHPKIKTVYYPGLPSHPYHEIAKKQMSGFGGMVSFTFVSGKKEDAVDFLERLNVFTLAESLGGVESLANHPALMTHASIPEDKRKEIGITDDLVRLSVGIEDAEDLIADLMQALA; from the coding sequence ATGAAATTCAATACCAAAGTTATTCACGGAGGACAACACCATGATCCTAGTACTGGGGCAGTAATGCCTGCTGTATACCAAACTTCGACATTTGTACAAACCAGTCCAGGGAAACCGTTAAATCCAGATTACGAATATAGTAGAGCTGCTAACCCAACACGATCTGCTCTCGAAAATGCATTGGCTAGTATCGAGAATGGAACTAGAGGATTAGCTTTTTCATCCGGATTGGCCGCTACAGATTGTATTTTGAGATCTTTTAAAGCGGGTGATGAAATCATTGCTATGGATGATTTGTACGGGGGAACATATCGTATGTTTACCCGAATCTATAAAGATAGCGGAATAAAATTTCATTTTGTTGACATGAATGATTTGGAGAATTTCAAATCATTAATTAATGAAAACACGAAAATGGTTTGGGTTGAAACACCAACAAACCCATTAATGAAATTGGCAGATATTCAAGAAATTGCCAAAATTACCAATGCAAAAAAGATTCTTTTTGCTGTCGATAATACTTTTGCAACTCCTTATTTGCAAAAACCTTTAGACTTAGGCGCTGATATCGTTATGCATTCAGCTACTAAATATTTGGGAGGACACTCTGATGTAATTGCGGGAGCTTTAATTGTAAAAGATGAAGCTTTAGGAGATCAACTGCATTTTCAGCAATTTGCCACAGGAGCAACTTTAGGCCCTATGGATAGTTTCTTGGTGTTAAGAGGAATAAAAACGTTGCATTTGCGAGTACAAAGACATTGCGAGAATGGTGCTAAGGTGGTTGAATTTTTGAGTAATCACCCAAAAATCAAAACGGTTTATTATCCAGGCTTGCCAAGTCATCCTTATCATGAAATTGCTAAAAAACAAATGAGTGGTTTTGGAGGTATGGTTTCTTTTACGTTTGTATCCGGTAAAAAAGAAGATGCTGTAGATTTTCTAGAAAGACTAAATGTGTTTACTCTTGCAGAATCTTTAGGAGGAGTAGAGTCATTAGCCAATCATCCTGCATTGATGACACACGCATCTATTCCTGAAGACAAAAGAAAAGAAATTGGGATAACAGATGATTTAGTGCGTTTGAGTGTAGGTATTGAAGATGCTGAGGACTTAATTGCCGATTTAATGCAAGCATTAGCATAA
- a CDS encoding THC0290_0291 family protein, whose product MIKIKTLALLLLINLPYISFSQSEIAHEIGVVAGRTELRSDYGQRNNTQTNLSNMGFGIAVIDYLNFSYTDNLNMYVKEHFKVRSELSYSKNELQHYGEWVKKTSLAGKQLQAMKGSTQLVSLGFQIEFYPLNIHDFENTIGSFAPYISIGPQVSYYTTNASSSMGDLGNSATTFYKFLTPSDGHSHGYSNESKFAFSQTLNIGTRYKLTKMSDLILDLRAQYFNSDWVDGLNPNKDLYKENKGNDWLTFVGVGYIVYLDI is encoded by the coding sequence ATGATTAAAATAAAAACTCTTGCATTATTACTACTAATAAACCTACCATATATTTCCTTTTCACAATCTGAAATTGCACATGAAATAGGTGTCGTTGCCGGAAGAACTGAATTGCGTTCTGACTACGGACAACGAAACAATACTCAAACCAATCTAAGCAATATGGGGTTTGGAATTGCGGTTATTGATTATTTAAACTTCTCTTATACTGACAATTTGAATATGTATGTCAAAGAGCATTTTAAAGTGCGTTCCGAGCTTTCATACAGTAAAAACGAATTGCAACACTACGGTGAATGGGTTAAAAAAACCTCTTTAGCAGGTAAACAACTCCAAGCCATGAAAGGTTCTACTCAATTAGTAAGCCTAGGTTTTCAAATTGAATTTTACCCTTTAAATATCCACGATTTTGAAAACACAATAGGAAGTTTTGCTCCCTACATTAGTATAGGACCACAAGTTAGTTATTATACTACCAACGCTTCATCATCTATGGGAGATTTAGGCAATTCAGCCACTACTTTCTATAAATTCCTAACCCCGTCTGACGGTCATTCTCATGGATATTCTAATGAAAGTAAATTTGCTTTTTCTCAGACTCTGAACATAGGAACCCGTTACAAGCTAACTAAAATGTCTGATCTAATACTTGATTTAAGAGCACAATATTTCAATTCGGATTGGGTTGATGGACTTAATCCTAATAAAGATTTATACAAAGAAAATAAAGGCAATGATTGGCTAACTTTTGTTGGTGTAGGTTATATTGTTTATTTAGATATTTAA
- a CDS encoding THC0290_0291 family protein: MIKLKIITLVVFIGLSNNVFAQFGISHELGVMAGPLEFRSDYGQKDNEKTNTGNLGYGIGILDYFSFSYRNNRGGFFTEHFRIRNELSYSKTDLKHYGKWVDNSSNSLGTKQLRAMYGSSQLVNFGSQLEFSPFAIHDFERSNHAFGPYIGLGAQVSYYKAIAASTLGELGTPSTTYPKYLVPSDGHPDGFSTESKFVFSGVANIGTRYKLTPMSDLLLNFQIQYFSSDWVDGLNPNKNIYKENAGNDSIVWLTLGYIYYLDN, translated from the coding sequence ATGATCAAACTAAAAATAATTACCTTAGTAGTTTTTATAGGATTGTCTAATAACGTCTTTGCACAGTTTGGGATTTCTCATGAATTAGGTGTGATGGCTGGACCACTAGAATTTAGGTCTGACTATGGTCAAAAAGATAATGAAAAAACAAATACGGGAAATCTTGGATATGGGATAGGTATTCTTGATTATTTCTCTTTTTCTTACCGCAACAATCGGGGTGGATTTTTTACTGAACATTTTAGAATAAGAAACGAACTCTCCTATAGTAAAACCGATTTAAAACATTATGGAAAATGGGTAGACAATAGCAGTAATTCTCTAGGAACTAAACAACTTAGAGCAATGTATGGCTCGTCTCAACTTGTAAATTTTGGATCACAATTAGAATTTTCCCCATTTGCCATACACGATTTCGAAAGATCCAATCATGCTTTTGGGCCTTACATAGGTCTTGGTGCCCAAGTTAGTTATTATAAAGCCATTGCAGCTTCAACCTTAGGAGAACTTGGAACCCCATCTACAACTTATCCTAAATATCTAGTCCCTTCAGATGGTCATCCTGATGGATTCTCAACGGAAAGTAAATTCGTTTTTTCAGGAGTTGCAAATATCGGAACGCGGTATAAATTAACCCCTATGTCGGATCTATTATTGAATTTTCAGATTCAATATTTTAGTTCAGATTGGGTTGATGGACTAAATCCAAATAAAAACATTTATAAAGAAAATGCCGGTAATGACTCCATAGTATGGCTCACTTTAGGATACATCTATTATTTAGACAATTAA
- the gdhA gene encoding NADP-specific glutamate dehydrogenase produces the protein MSQSITNFIELVAKKNPNEPEFMQAVVEVAETVIPFIEENKKYQNKMILERMVESDRIIMFRVVWVDDKGETQVNRGYRVQMNSAIGPYKGGIRFHPSVNLSILKFLAFEQTFKNSLTTLPMGGGKGGADFDPKGKSDNEVMRFCQAFMTELAKHIGADTDVPAGDIGVGGREVGYMFGQFKRLRNEFTGVLTGKGISFGGSLIRPEATGYGDVYFAQSMLATKGESFAGKTVVISGSGNVAQYATEKATQLGGKVVTLSDSAGYIYDADGIDAEKLAYVMEIKNERRGRISEYVAKYPNAKYVDGKRPWEVKCDVALPCATQNELNEEEAKMLVANGCICVAEGANMPSTPEAVHVFQKAKILFAPGKASNAGGVATSGLEMSQNSLRLSWTSEEVDERLKAIMKDIHASCVKYGTDATGYVDYVRGANIAGFVKVADAMLAQGVV, from the coding sequence ATGTCACAAAGTATTACAAATTTTATCGAATTGGTTGCCAAAAAAAATCCGAACGAACCGGAATTTATGCAAGCTGTTGTGGAAGTTGCTGAAACAGTAATCCCTTTCATCGAAGAAAACAAAAAATACCAAAACAAAATGATTTTGGAGAGAATGGTCGAGTCAGATCGTATCATTATGTTTCGAGTAGTTTGGGTAGACGATAAAGGTGAGACACAAGTAAATAGAGGATACCGTGTTCAAATGAACTCGGCTATTGGTCCATATAAAGGAGGAATCCGTTTCCATCCTTCTGTAAACCTAAGTATTTTAAAATTCTTAGCTTTCGAACAAACTTTCAAAAATAGTTTGACTACATTGCCAATGGGTGGTGGAAAAGGAGGAGCTGATTTTGATCCAAAAGGAAAATCAGACAATGAGGTAATGCGTTTTTGCCAAGCCTTCATGACAGAATTAGCAAAACATATTGGTGCTGATACTGACGTTCCTGCTGGAGATATCGGAGTAGGAGGAAGAGAAGTAGGATATATGTTTGGTCAATTCAAAAGATTAAGAAACGAATTTACTGGAGTTTTAACAGGTAAAGGAATTTCTTTTGGTGGATCATTAATTCGTCCAGAAGCAACAGGATACGGAGATGTGTATTTTGCACAAAGTATGTTGGCTACAAAAGGAGAGAGCTTCGCAGGAAAAACTGTAGTAATCTCTGGATCTGGAAACGTAGCACAATATGCTACAGAAAAAGCAACTCAACTAGGAGGTAAAGTTGTTACTTTGTCTGATTCTGCTGGATATATCTACGATGCAGACGGAATTGATGCTGAGAAATTGGCATATGTTATGGAAATCAAAAACGAGAGAAGAGGAAGAATTAGTGAATATGTTGCTAAATATCCAAATGCAAAATATGTAGATGGTAAACGTCCATGGGAAGTAAAATGTGATGTAGCTTTACCTTGTGCAACTCAAAATGAGTTAAACGAAGAGGAAGCAAAAATGCTTGTTGCAAACGGATGTATCTGTGTTGCCGAAGGTGCAAATATGCCTTCTACTCCAGAAGCTGTTCACGTTTTCCAAAAAGCTAAAATTTTATTCGCTCCAGGAAAAGCTTCAAATGCTGGTGGAGTAGCAACTTCAGGACTAGAAATGTCTCAAAACTCATTGCGTTTAAGCTGGACTTCTGAAGAGGTTGACGAAAGATTAAAAGCGATCATGAAAGATATCCACGCTTCATGTGTGAAATATGGTACTGATGCAACAGGTTATGTTGACTACGTAAGAGGAGCTAACATTGCGGGATTTGTAAAAGTTGCTGATGCTATGCTTGCTCAAGGAGTTGTATAG
- a CDS encoding T9SS type A sorting domain-containing protein has translation MQKRLLYLLFLFVLQIASAQTNLSWQSYFSYSQIKAISESPTTIYAASENALFSKNINTGILKTSTTIDGLSGETITALYYSPTSNKTIVGYQNGLLIVINETDGSMLKVVDIVNKNLPTSIKRINSFMEYGGIVYVATDFGIVQFNLTTSKFGDTYYIGDNGAELKVTQTTIYKGFIYASTSNGIRRGDITNPNLIDYKQWKLISTGNWSGITTFEGELYGVNSIGYIYRYDSASTTFNGYLALPEPTTDFRATTNYFIMTTQNDVSIYNNQMILQRKINKSQIPGMNSAFSCATIINDFIYVGTSENGLLTTPLLSITNYENITPVGPARNNIFSMQATPTQLWAVYGDYDNFYNPYPLDNYGISKFSASVWSNIPYDKVFGAKSITRVAINPDNEKEVYASSFFSGLLKIENDVPKILYNQTNSALESLTISPPDPNYIDIRINGSAFDKSGNFWVTNCRVAKGLKVLSKSGQWQSYAMDKILLSASQNDFGTMVIDRNGTKWMSTNKNGVIGFNESTNTFKKITFGPDQGNLPIQDVRAVAVDNQNELWIGTTRGLRILSNVGSFQTQNQLTTHSIIIMEDNLAQELLYEQFITDIEVDGANNKWIGTADAGIFMVSPNGQETKYHFRTDNSPLPSNVINDISINSSTGEVFIATSKGLISFKGIATSASENLNNVYVYPNPVRPDYEGTVKINGLLDKANVKITDVAGNLVYEATSEGGTLEWDTTAFGKYKVASGVYMIFVSAQDGVETKVKKVMIIR, from the coding sequence ATGCAAAAAAGGCTTCTATATCTACTTTTTTTATTTGTATTGCAAATTGCTTCTGCTCAGACCAATTTGTCTTGGCAAAGCTATTTCTCTTATAGTCAAATCAAGGCTATTTCAGAATCGCCAACAACAATTTATGCTGCCTCCGAAAATGCCTTGTTTTCTAAAAATATCAATACTGGGATTCTAAAAACGAGTACTACAATAGATGGTCTTTCTGGCGAAACGATAACAGCATTGTATTATAGCCCAACTTCTAATAAAACCATTGTGGGCTATCAAAATGGTTTGCTGATAGTTATCAATGAGACAGATGGATCTATGCTTAAAGTAGTAGATATTGTCAATAAAAATTTGCCAACCAGCATAAAACGAATCAATAGTTTTATGGAGTATGGAGGAATAGTATACGTTGCTACTGATTTTGGAATTGTACAATTTAATCTTACTACGTCTAAATTTGGAGATACGTACTATATAGGAGATAATGGGGCCGAATTAAAGGTTACTCAAACCACTATTTACAAAGGTTTTATATATGCATCTACTTCAAACGGGATTAGAAGAGGGGATATAACCAATCCTAATTTAATTGATTACAAGCAATGGAAATTGATAAGTACCGGGAATTGGTCAGGGATCACCACTTTTGAAGGAGAATTATATGGAGTAAATTCAATTGGCTATATATACAGATACGATTCGGCTTCAACAACTTTCAATGGATATCTAGCATTACCGGAACCTACTACCGATTTTCGAGCTACGACTAATTATTTTATTATGACGACACAAAACGATGTGTCGATTTACAATAATCAAATGATATTACAGCGTAAAATAAATAAGAGTCAAATACCAGGGATGAATTCAGCTTTTAGTTGCGCGACGATAATAAATGATTTTATTTATGTGGGAACTTCCGAAAATGGATTGTTGACCACTCCACTTTTGAGTATTACCAACTACGAAAACATAACGCCCGTAGGCCCAGCCAGAAATAATATTTTTTCGATGCAAGCCACTCCAACACAACTTTGGGCGGTATATGGAGATTATGATAATTTTTACAATCCTTATCCGCTTGACAATTATGGCATAAGCAAATTCTCAGCTTCTGTATGGTCGAATATTCCTTATGATAAAGTATTTGGAGCAAAATCAATAACCCGAGTTGCTATAAATCCGGATAATGAAAAAGAGGTTTATGCAAGTTCTTTTTTCTCTGGTTTATTAAAAATAGAAAATGATGTTCCAAAGATTTTATACAATCAAACCAATAGTGCTTTAGAATCATTAACCATTAGCCCTCCAGATCCTAATTATATTGACATAAGAATTAACGGATCAGCTTTTGATAAATCCGGAAATTTTTGGGTAACCAATTGTAGAGTGGCAAAGGGCTTAAAAGTATTGAGTAAAAGCGGGCAATGGCAAAGTTATGCCATGGATAAAATTCTTTTGTCTGCCTCTCAAAACGATTTTGGAACTATGGTTATTGATAGAAACGGGACAAAATGGATGTCGACCAACAAAAATGGTGTTATTGGTTTTAACGAAAGCACCAATACATTCAAGAAGATTACTTTTGGACCGGATCAAGGGAATTTACCAATACAAGATGTTAGGGCTGTAGCGGTTGATAACCAAAATGAACTTTGGATAGGAACCACGAGAGGATTGCGCATTTTGTCTAATGTGGGTAGTTTTCAAACGCAGAATCAGTTGACAACACATTCCATTATTATTATGGAGGATAATTTAGCACAAGAGTTATTATATGAACAATTTATAACTGATATTGAAGTAGACGGCGCCAATAATAAATGGATAGGAACTGCAGATGCAGGTATATTTATGGTGTCTCCAAATGGCCAGGAAACCAAGTATCATTTTAGAACAGACAATTCGCCTTTACCTAGTAATGTTATAAACGATATTAGTATAAACAGCAGTACTGGAGAAGTTTTTATAGCAACTTCTAAGGGGTTAATTTCTTTCAAAGGGATTGCTACTTCAGCAAGTGAAAATTTAAATAATGTATATGTTTATCCCAATCCAGTTCGACCAGATTATGAAGGAACAGTAAAAATAAACGGCTTGTTAGATAAAGCCAATGTGAAAATTACTGACGTAGCAGGTAATCTGGTTTACGAAGCCACATCCGAAGGAGGAACATTAGAGTGGGACACCACCGCTTTTGGAAAATACAAAGTAGCATCAGGTGTGTATATGATTTTTGTTTCTGCTCAAGATGGAGTAGAAACAAAGGTTAAAAAAGTGATGATTATAAGATAG